A window of the Lactuca sativa cultivar Salinas chromosome 5, Lsat_Salinas_v11, whole genome shotgun sequence genome harbors these coding sequences:
- the LOC111921493 gene encoding 60S ribosomal protein L22-2 — translation MSRGAVAKGGKKKIATFVIDCGKPVEDKIMEIASLEKFLQERIKVGGKAGNLGDSVTISREKNKISVTSDNNFSKRYLKYLTKKYLKKHNSRDWLRVIA, via the exons ATGAGTCGAGGAGCAGTAGCGAAGGGGGGAAAGAAGAAGATTGCGACATTCGTTATTGATTGCGGGAAGCCTGTTGAGGACAAGATTATGGAAATTGCGTCATTAGAGAAATTCCTTCAGGAGAGAATTAAAGTCGGCGGCAAGGCTGGTAATCTTGGAGACTCCGTTACCATTTCCCGTGAAAAGAACAAGATCTCCGTCACTTCCGACAACAACTTCTCCAAAAG GTATCTGAAGTACTTGACAAAGAAGTACTTGAAGAAGCACAATTCGAGGGATTGGCTTCGTGTGATTGCTTGA